One window of Poseidonibacter antarcticus genomic DNA carries:
- a CDS encoding ABC transporter substrate-binding protein — protein sequence MKTKLIIIFFLCLLNLNAQDKLRVGVLAYGTVNWELDVLKHNNFDKKNNFQLEVVKLASKNASAVAFQSGAVDIIVTDWVWVNRQRASNKDFTFYPYSKAMGTMLVDPANDINTLLDLKGKYVGVSGGPLDKTWLLFRAYSKYKYNKDLKDIIHPVFASAPILYEKLSNNSLDAGINFWHFNAKLEAKGLKPLITFDEISKQLGITNDISFVGWTFNRDFALKNKELINSFLNASLSSKKLLNDSNKEWDRIRPLMKVKDDITFEALKNGYKKGIIKKFDENNIQAQAKIFQILLEEGGKKLVGKSVSLEKETFWDFKPNMKW from the coding sequence ATGAAAACTAAATTAATCATAATTTTCTTTTTGTGTTTATTAAATTTAAATGCACAAGATAAATTAAGAGTAGGTGTTTTAGCATACGGAACTGTAAATTGGGAACTAGATGTTCTAAAGCATAACAATTTTGATAAAAAGAATAATTTCCAATTAGAAGTTGTAAAACTAGCATCAAAAAATGCATCAGCTGTTGCTTTTCAATCAGGTGCTGTTGATATTATAGTTACAGATTGGGTTTGGGTAAATAGACAAAGAGCATCAAATAAAGATTTTACATTTTATCCTTATTCAAAAGCTATGGGTACTATGTTAGTAGATCCTGCTAATGATATTAATACTTTATTAGATTTAAAAGGCAAGTATGTTGGAGTTTCAGGTGGACCACTTGATAAAACATGGTTACTTTTTAGAGCTTATAGTAAATATAAATATAATAAAGATTTAAAAGATATTATTCATCCTGTATTTGCTTCAGCTCCAATTTTATATGAAAAATTATCAAATAATAGTCTTGATGCAGGAATTAATTTTTGGCATTTTAACGCTAAACTTGAAGCAAAAGGACTAAAACCTTTAATCACTTTTGATGAAATATCAAAACAATTAGGTATTACAAATGATATATCATTTGTTGGTTGGACTTTTAATAGAGATTTTGCTTTAAAAAATAAAGAGTTAATAAATTCATTTTTAAATGCAAGTTTAAGTAGTAAAAAACTTTTAAATGATAGCAATAAAGAATGGGATAGAATTAGACCTTTAATGAAAGTAAAAGATGATATAACTTTTGAAGCTTTAAAAAATGGATATAAAAAAGGAATTATCAAAAAATTTGATGAGAACAATATTCAAGCTCAGGCAAAAATATTTCAAATTCTTTTAGAAGAGGGTGGAAAAAAATTAGTTGGAAAAAGTGTATCTTTAGAAAAAGAAACTTTTTGGGACTTTAAACCAAATATGAAATGGTAA
- the pedF gene encoding cytochrome c-550 PedF — protein MNKIQKLGLAVLSTTIFAFGHGSVTPQAIDTHELKSLGEEWLEENPYTDNETAIKIGSYAYSENCARCHGLEAQSGGIAPDLRELEDGIDGDEWFMERIRGGAVRNGNVYMPPFEGVLNQEAMWSIRAYVASLPKD, from the coding sequence ATGAATAAAATTCAAAAACTTGGACTAGCAGTATTATCAACTACTATTTTCGCATTTGGACACGGTAGTGTTACTCCTCAGGCAATTGATACACATGAGTTAAAATCACTTGGTGAAGAATGGTTAGAAGAAAATCCATACACTGATAATGAAACAGCTATTAAAATTGGTTCTTATGCATATAGTGAAAACTGTGCTAGATGTCATGGTCTAGAAGCTCAATCTGGTGGAATTGCTCCTGATTTAAGAGAATTAGAAGATGGTATTGATGGTGATGAGTGGTTTATGGAAAGAATTAGAGGCGGAGCTGTTAGAAATGGTAATGTTTATATGCCACCATTTGAAGGTGTTTTAAATCAAGAAGCAATGTGGTCTATTAGAGCATATGTAGCTAGTTTACCAAAAGATTAG
- a CDS encoding substrate-binding periplasmic protein, which produces MKNFLKLTALLLLLSITSYARSIEDIKESGEITIAVYEDFPPYSFVENGELKGIDVDLGKKIAKSLNVKALWYLTGFDENLAADLRNTIWRGNKVHKNKADLMFRIPYDYEYMRLTDVSTGELQNEMVTIKGPYQSEKWIIATHKDIIPEIKTLAIFAYQTIGVEVDMLPDLHMSGFARGMLQRNIKHYRNFQDAVKDFKDGKLDAIAGLKSQVEYLLDYKNNKDKYYLTKNIPQMKSQWDIATAVASTYRALSYHVDGEIEKAYKNNEIKKIFEKYNVEYLPPISRTQ; this is translated from the coding sequence ATGAAGAATTTTCTTAAATTAACAGCATTATTACTATTACTTTCAATAACTTCTTATGCAAGAAGTATTGAAGATATAAAAGAAAGTGGAGAAATTACAATTGCAGTTTATGAAGATTTCCCACCTTATTCTTTTGTAGAAAATGGTGAATTAAAAGGAATTGACGTCGACCTTGGGAAAAAGATTGCAAAATCTTTAAATGTTAAAGCATTATGGTATTTAACAGGTTTTGATGAAAATTTAGCTGCTGATTTAAGAAATACAATATGGAGAGGGAATAAAGTCCATAAAAATAAAGCTGATTTGATGTTTAGAATTCCATATGATTATGAATATATGAGATTAACAGATGTATCAACAGGCGAACTCCAAAATGAAATGGTTACGATAAAAGGACCATATCAGAGTGAAAAATGGATAATTGCTACACACAAAGATATAATCCCTGAAATAAAAACTTTGGCTATTTTTGCTTATCAAACTATTGGTGTGGAAGTAGATATGCTTCCAGACCTTCATATGAGTGGTTTTGCAAGAGGTATGCTTCAAAGAAATATTAAGCATTATAGAAATTTCCAAGATGCAGTTAAAGATTTTAAAGATGGAAAACTAGATGCAATTGCTGGTTTAAAATCACAAGTTGAATATTTACTTGATTATAAAAACAATAAAGACAAGTATTATTTAACAAAAAATATTCCTCAAATGAAATCTCAATGGGATATTGCAACTGCGGTTGCTAGTACTTATAGAGCATTGAGTTATCATGTTGATGGAGAAATTGAAAAAGCATATAAAAATAATGAAATAAAGAAGATCTTTGAAAAATATAATGTAGAGTATCTTCCTCCAATATCAAGAACACAATAA
- a CDS encoding quinoprotein dehydrogenase-associated SoxYZ-like carrier, with protein sequence MKYIFFFIVSLFLAINLHAKNPVSSPTFIDIIKEIIKDDKYIFDDKNIELSVPNFADNPTQVPIFVDGKKIKNATRMILFADLNPIPEIIDMQLGKLLPVVSLNIKVAQETPIRAMILDEKGVWHIGSKNIRSFGGGCSVSSSEAMDTDYSKYLGKTKTNLFQTSSKDIHRLKASIFHPMETGLVFGNSEFYINKILVKKADEVLSEIKTFSPISQNPRFTFETIDNSKNYTIEFYDNDGNEFISESK encoded by the coding sequence ATGAAATATATATTTTTTTTTATAGTCTCGTTGTTTTTAGCAATAAATTTACATGCTAAAAATCCAGTATCATCTCCAACTTTTATTGATATTATAAAAGAAATTATAAAAGATGATAAATATATATTTGATGATAAAAATATTGAACTTTCAGTCCCAAACTTTGCAGATAATCCTACACAAGTTCCTATTTTTGTAGATGGTAAAAAAATAAAAAATGCTACAAGAATGATTTTATTTGCAGATTTAAATCCTATTCCAGAAATTATAGATATGCAATTAGGGAAACTTTTACCTGTAGTATCTTTAAATATTAAAGTTGCACAAGAAACTCCTATAAGAGCTATGATTTTAGATGAAAAAGGTGTTTGGCATATTGGAAGTAAAAATATAAGAAGTTTTGGTGGAGGATGTTCTGTATCAAGTTCTGAAGCTATGGATACTGATTATAGTAAATACTTAGGAAAAACAAAAACCAATTTATTTCAAACTTCTAGCAAGGATATTCATAGATTAAAAGCTTCTATTTTTCATCCAATGGAAACAGGGCTTGTATTTGGTAATAGTGAGTTTTATATAAATAAAATTCTAGTAAAAAAAGCCGATGAAGTTTTAAGTGAAATAAAAACTTTTTCTCCAATTAGTCAAAATCCACGATTTACATTTGAAACAATTGATAACTCAAAAAATTATACAATTGAATTTTATGATAATGATGGAAATGAATTTATTTCAGAGAGTAAATAG
- a CDS encoding quinoprotein relay system zinc metallohydrolase 1: MKALIFSIISFSFLFSSSFDFKLKPIKLSDNSYYFYGKKEYFSPSNGGDIANCAFIITKKSVILIDTGSSKEYGEQVKKEIRKITSKPIKYIINTHHHPDHFLGNAAFTNSDIYATEFTKNDIEQNGELYIVNLVNLIHDAMDGTRIKAPNQVLTTETLNFDNYKLKVLYMDGHTESDIVIFDENSKILYTSDLIFNKRTLTTPHANIDEWIKSLYQLEKINYSVLVPGHGIASKTKEPIKENIAYLNFLENTLKDSANKGLDIFEILSKPIPKEFEDFAMFKEEFERSIINLYPSYERNVNK; this comes from the coding sequence ATGAAAGCATTAATATTTTCAATTATAAGTTTTAGTTTTTTATTTTCTAGTTCATTTGATTTTAAATTAAAACCTATAAAGTTATCAGATAATAGCTATTATTTCTATGGTAAAAAAGAGTATTTCTCACCTTCAAATGGTGGAGATATTGCAAATTGTGCATTTATTATTACAAAGAAAAGTGTTATTTTAATTGATACTGGAAGTTCTAAAGAATATGGTGAACAAGTAAAAAAAGAGATTAGAAAAATAACATCAAAACCTATAAAATATATTATAAATACACATCATCATCCAGATCATTTCTTGGGAAATGCTGCTTTTACTAATAGCGATATTTATGCAACAGAATTTACAAAAAATGATATTGAACAAAATGGTGAATTATATATAGTAAATCTTGTAAATCTAATTCACGATGCAATGGATGGAACAAGAATAAAAGCTCCAAATCAAGTATTAACTACAGAAACATTAAACTTTGATAACTATAAACTAAAAGTATTATATATGGATGGACATACAGAAAGTGATATTGTAATCTTTGATGAAAATAGTAAAATACTTTATACTTCTGATTTAATTTTTAATAAAAGAACACTTACAACTCCACATGCAAATATTGATGAATGGATTAAATCTTTATATCAATTAGAAAAAATAAACTACTCTGTTTTAGTTCCAGGACATGGAATAGCTTCAAAAACAAAAGAGCCTATAAAAGAGAATATTGCTTATTTAAACTTTTTAGAAAATACTTTAAAAGATAGTGCAAATAAAGGTTTAGATATATTTGAAATCTTAAGCAAACCAATTCCAAAAGAGTTTGAAGATTTTGCTATGTTCAAAGAAGAGTTTGAAAGAAGTATTATTAACTTATATCCTTCATACGAAAGAAATGTTAATAAATAG
- a CDS encoding leucyl aminopeptidase: MNIKLSKKDLKNINSDIELVVVKDLKILSKKEQKLLKKISFDLKSFDTYFDASNNKFFVSSSKLKKEDLKLCLCSAIRAIKKLNIKTIKLDLIQNEKELKISEIVEGAVLGEYEFTKYKSKKEEEKDLELIVSISKSKKDEEQLNKDLKESLSITSSVNMVRSIINTPPEDYFPATMANDAKKIASENGLECIIHGEEYLIKNGMNAMFNVGRASRHESKLIHLSYKPKDAKGKIVLVGKGLTYDSGGLSLKSGAGMVSMKCDKSGGSAVLGIMNTLKALNCEYEVHGIIGAVENMIGGDAYKPDDVLVAKNGKTIEVRNTDAEGRLVLADCLCYAQDEIEDIDYMFDYATLTGACIVALGNETIGTMGHSDKLKAKMQKAANSSGELIGILPFNRYLPAQLKSGIADIVNSTSSRAAGSITAGLFLDNFVKKENKKKWLHLDIAGAAYSESPWGYNSFGGTGAGIRLTLDFIKKLNK; the protein is encoded by the coding sequence ATGAATATAAAATTATCAAAAAAAGATTTAAAAAATATTAATTCTGATATAGAATTAGTAGTAGTTAAAGACTTAAAAATATTATCAAAAAAAGAGCAAAAACTTTTAAAAAAAATATCATTTGATTTAAAATCATTTGACACTTATTTTGATGCAAGCAATAATAAATTTTTTGTTTCATCTTCAAAGCTAAAAAAAGAAGATTTGAAACTTTGTTTATGTTCTGCAATTAGAGCTATTAAAAAACTAAATATCAAAACTATTAAACTTGATTTAATTCAAAATGAAAAAGAGTTAAAAATAAGCGAAATTGTTGAAGGTGCTGTTTTAGGTGAGTATGAATTTACTAAATACAAATCTAAAAAAGAAGAAGAAAAAGATTTAGAACTAATTGTTTCTATTTCAAAATCTAAAAAAGATGAAGAGCAATTAAACAAAGACTTAAAAGAAAGTCTAAGTATTACTTCAAGTGTAAATATGGTTAGAAGTATTATCAACACTCCTCCTGAAGATTATTTCCCTGCTACTATGGCAAATGATGCAAAAAAAATTGCAAGTGAAAATGGCTTAGAGTGTATTATTCATGGTGAAGAGTATTTGATCAAAAATGGAATGAATGCAATGTTTAATGTAGGACGAGCTTCAAGACATGAATCAAAGCTTATACATCTATCATATAAGCCAAAAGATGCAAAAGGTAAGATTGTACTTGTTGGAAAAGGTTTAACGTATGATAGTGGTGGTTTAAGCTTAAAATCTGGTGCAGGTATGGTTTCTATGAAATGTGATAAAAGTGGTGGTTCTGCTGTTTTAGGAATTATGAATACACTAAAAGCATTAAATTGTGAATATGAAGTTCATGGAATCATTGGTGCGGTTGAAAATATGATTGGTGGAGATGCTTATAAACCTGATGATGTTTTAGTTGCTAAAAATGGTAAAACTATTGAAGTGAGAAACACAGATGCAGAGGGAAGACTTGTTCTTGCTGATTGTTTATGTTATGCACAAGATGAAATAGAAGATATTGATTATATGTTTGATTATGCAACGCTAACAGGTGCTTGTATAGTTGCTCTTGGAAATGAGACAATTGGAACAATGGGACATAGTGATAAATTAAAAGCAAAAATGCAAAAAGCTGCTAATAGTTCTGGTGAATTAATTGGGATATTACCATTTAATAGATATTTACCTGCACAATTAAAAAGTGGAATTGCTGATATTGTAAACTCAACATCTTCACGTGCAGCTGGATCTATAACTGCTGGTTTATTTTTAGATAACTTTGTAAAAAAAGAGAATAAAAAGAAATGGCTACACTTAGATATTGCAGGTGCTGCTTATAGTGAATCACCTTGGGGATATAACTCATTTGGTGGAACTGGTGCTGGAATTAGATTAACATTAGACTTTATAAAAAAATTAAATAAATAG
- the fbaA gene encoding class II fructose-bisphosphate aldolase — protein sequence MGVLDVVKPGVLTGSEAKKLFAYAKKNKFAIPAVNVVGTDSVNAVLEAAAKVNSPVIIQFSNGGAGYYAGKGLKIADAAVLGGISGAIHVHTMAKAYGIPVILHTDHAARKLLPWIDGLLKAGKSHFDKTGRPLYTSHMLDLSEESLEENIGTCVQYFKTMNEIDMMIEIELGITGGEEDGVDNSDVDNALLYTQPEEVCFAYQELKKVSPNFTIAASFGNVHGVYKPGNVQLSPKILDNSQKYIQEKLNTEIEPVDFVFHGGSGSALSEIREAIDYGVIKMNIDTDTQWATWDGVRAYVAKNHDYLQGQIGNPTGEDKPNKSYYDPRKWLRASQESMIARLEIAFSDLNGLNKN from the coding sequence TTGGGTGTATTAGACGTAGTAAAACCAGGAGTTTTAACAGGTAGTGAAGCGAAAAAATTATTTGCATATGCAAAAAAAAATAAGTTTGCAATACCTGCTGTAAATGTTGTGGGGACTGATTCTGTAAATGCAGTATTAGAAGCAGCGGCAAAAGTTAACTCACCTGTTATTATTCAGTTCTCAAATGGTGGAGCAGGATATTATGCTGGTAAAGGCTTAAAAATAGCAGATGCTGCTGTTTTAGGTGGAATAAGTGGAGCAATTCATGTTCACACAATGGCAAAAGCTTATGGTATCCCTGTTATTTTACATACAGATCACGCAGCTAGAAAACTATTACCTTGGATTGATGGTTTACTAAAAGCTGGAAAATCTCACTTTGATAAAACAGGTCGTCCTTTATATACATCTCATATGTTAGATTTAAGTGAAGAGTCTTTAGAAGAAAATATTGGAACATGTGTACAGTATTTTAAAACTATGAACGAAATTGATATGATGATTGAAATCGAACTTGGAATTACAGGTGGAGAAGAAGATGGTGTTGACAACTCTGATGTTGATAATGCACTTCTTTATACTCAACCAGAAGAAGTATGTTTTGCATATCAAGAGTTAAAAAAAGTTAGTCCTAACTTTACAATAGCTGCATCATTTGGAAATGTTCATGGTGTTTATAAACCAGGAAATGTACAATTAAGTCCAAAAATTTTAGATAATTCACAAAAATATATTCAAGAAAAATTAAATACAGAAATAGAACCTGTAGACTTTGTATTCCATGGTGGTTCAGGTTCTGCACTTTCAGAAATTAGAGAAGCTATTGATTATGGTGTTATCAAAATGAATATTGATACAGATACTCAATGGGCAACTTGGGATGGTGTAAGAGCTTATGTTGCTAAAAACCATGATTATTTACAAGGACAAATCGGAAACCCAACAGGTGAAGATAAACCTAATAAATCTTATTATGACCCAAGAAAATGGCTTAGAGCTTCGCAAGAATCAATGATTGCAAGACTTGAAATCGCTTTTTCTGATTTAAATGGCCTAAATAAAAACTAA
- a CDS encoding foldase protein PrsA: MKKIISSLVATLAITTVTLNAADYYASVNGEKITKADVALVLQDPRIDFAKLPKSSQKQVLEQIINKKLLANLAIKNGIEKDPAYKDALSKMKKDLAFQVWQKNEITKHKPKESELTDFYNKNKSKFVVPATLEASHILVKTEKDAKSIIKQLNSAKDKSAKFVELAKSKSVGPTGVKGGYLGKFQSNQMVPEFSAAANKLKKNTYSKTPVKTQFGYHVIYLKDKIPGKSLSFNEVKGNITQMLVGNAYNKRVKELSDKLRKTAKIVIK; this comes from the coding sequence ATGAAAAAAATAATTTCAAGTTTAGTAGCTACATTAGCAATTACTACAGTAACATTAAATGCGGCTGATTATTATGCCTCTGTAAATGGAGAAAAAATCACAAAAGCAGATGTTGCTTTAGTTTTACAAGATCCAAGAATTGATTTTGCAAAACTTCCAAAGAGTTCTCAAAAACAAGTACTAGAACAAATCATCAACAAAAAACTATTAGCAAACTTAGCTATTAAAAATGGAATTGAAAAAGATCCTGCATACAAAGATGCTTTAAGTAAAATGAAAAAAGATTTAGCATTTCAAGTTTGGCAAAAAAATGAAATCACAAAACATAAGCCAAAAGAGTCTGAACTTACAGATTTTTACAATAAAAACAAATCAAAATTTGTAGTACCTGCAACACTAGAAGCTAGTCATATTTTAGTAAAAACAGAAAAAGATGCAAAAAGTATTATCAAACAACTTAATTCAGCAAAAGATAAATCTGCAAAATTTGTAGAATTAGCTAAAAGTAAATCAGTTGGACCTACAGGTGTTAAAGGTGGTTACTTAGGTAAATTCCAATCAAATCAAATGGTTCCAGAATTCTCAGCAGCAGCGAATAAATTAAAGAAAAATACATATTCAAAAACTCCTGTTAAGACTCAATTTGGTTACCATGTAATCTATTTAAAAGACAAAATTCCTGGTAAGTCATTATCTTTTAATGAAGTAAAAGGTAATATTACACAAATGTTAGTTGGAAATGCTTATAATAAAAGAGTAAAAGAACTTTCAGATAAGTTAAGAAAAACAGCTAAAATTGTAATTAAATAG
- the hsrA gene encoding homeostatic response regulator transcription factor HsrA, whose product MRILVIEDEITLNRTLQEGLTDIGYQVDAAENYKDAEYFIDIRNYDLVLTDWMLPDGDGIELCKIIKNRSSRTAVVIISARDDKESEIEALKSGADDYIKKPFDFDILLARIEARLRFGGTNVIEIDDLIINPDEEKIEYAGKEIELKGKPFEVLTHLARHRDQIVSKEQLLDAIWEEPELVTPNVIEVAINQIRQKMDKPLQISTIETIRRRGYRFCYPNLTEDEKSAKKAAAAN is encoded by the coding sequence ATGAGAATATTAGTAATAGAAGATGAAATAACTTTAAATAGAACACTACAAGAAGGCCTAACAGATATTGGTTATCAAGTAGATGCAGCAGAGAATTATAAAGATGCAGAATATTTTATAGATATTAGAAATTATGACTTAGTTTTAACAGATTGGATGTTACCTGATGGTGATGGAATTGAATTATGTAAAATTATTAAAAATAGAAGTTCAAGAACAGCAGTTGTAATTATCTCAGCAAGAGATGATAAAGAATCAGAAATTGAAGCATTAAAATCAGGTGCAGATGATTACATCAAAAAACCATTTGATTTTGATATTTTATTAGCAAGAATCGAAGCTAGATTAAGATTTGGTGGAACTAATGTAATTGAAATTGATGACTTAATAATCAATCCTGATGAAGAAAAAATTGAATATGCTGGAAAAGAAATAGAATTAAAAGGTAAACCTTTTGAAGTTTTAACTCACCTTGCAAGACATAGAGATCAAATTGTTTCAAAAGAACAATTACTTGACGCAATTTGGGAAGAACCTGAATTAGTAACTCCAAATGTAATTGAAGTTGCGATTAATCAAATTAGACAAAAAATGGATAAACCATTACAAATTTCTACAATTGAAACAATCAGAAGAAGAGGTTACAGATTTTGTTACCCAAATTTAACTGAAGATGAAAAATCAGCTAAAAAAGCAGCAGCTGCTAACTAG
- a CDS encoding sensor histidine kinase — protein sequence MEAKSIYKQFYTKLIIATSLFIITLSFIFYEYTRTTVYENIQKKMLKDAKEIYLVSLDNKLTKENLTAKQNNETTITLIDNTNIKKYKFYTYEKENNYYIKLIYPINLDKKQYLQINRNINFERELLYSIIFKNLFILAIPGFILMLLYSLAVSKSLLKPIIQINKKLSNMDENSLTQIDKKDLPIEFHSLSDSINSLTNRIETYVKFKKELFIGAAHELKTPLAVMKLKNEVTLRKERETEVYEEALKLTVKQIDDMNKMISSILDIGRAEGAQFEQTIDLDLVEYLKKKSNDFRMLSAQKNIIITFFSNVNSFNTSIQVTLLNQILQNFVQNAIKFTPENKSIAIKLKKTRSRIVITVTDEGEGIDENINLFAPFKRYGNQSGVGLGLFLAKNAADSLRARISLKNRKDSKSGCVAKLVINNTSGFKKA from the coding sequence ATGGAAGCGAAGAGTATTTACAAACAGTTTTATACAAAACTAATAATTGCTACTTCGCTTTTTATTATTACACTATCATTTATTTTTTATGAATACACAAGAACTACAGTATATGAAAATATCCAAAAAAAAATGCTCAAAGATGCAAAAGAGATTTATTTAGTATCACTTGATAATAAACTTACAAAAGAAAATCTTACAGCAAAACAAAACAATGAAACAACTATTACATTAATAGACAATACAAATATTAAAAAATATAAATTTTATACTTATGAAAAAGAAAACAACTATTATATAAAACTTATTTATCCTATAAATTTAGATAAAAAACAATATCTACAAATCAATAGAAATATTAATTTTGAAAGAGAATTGCTCTATTCAATTATTTTTAAAAACCTATTTATACTTGCAATTCCTGGTTTTATTTTAATGCTTTTATATTCACTTGCAGTATCAAAATCTTTACTAAAACCAATTATTCAAATAAATAAAAAATTATCTAATATGGATGAAAACTCATTAACTCAAATTGATAAAAAAGATTTGCCAATTGAATTTCACTCACTATCTGACTCGATTAATTCATTAACAAATAGAATTGAAACATACGTTAAGTTTAAAAAAGAGTTATTTATAGGTGCTGCTCATGAACTAAAAACTCCCCTTGCTGTAATGAAACTAAAAAATGAAGTAACATTACGTAAAGAAAGAGAAACAGAAGTTTATGAAGAAGCTTTGAAACTTACAGTTAAACAAATAGATGATATGAATAAAATGATCTCTTCTATTTTGGATATTGGACGAGCTGAGGGCGCACAGTTTGAACAAACTATTGATTTGGATTTAGTAGAATACCTAAAGAAAAAGTCTAATGATTTTAGGATGTTAAGTGCACAGAAAAATATTATTATTACGTTTTTTTCAAATGTAAATAGTTTTAATACATCAATACAAGTAACACTATTAAACCAAATATTACAAAATTTTGTTCAAAATGCTATTAAATTTACACCAGAAAATAAATCAATTGCAATAAAATTAAAGAAAACAAGATCTAGAATCGTAATAACAGTAACTGATGAAGGTGAAGGAATTGATGAAAATATTAATTTATTCGCTCCATTTAAAAGATATGGAAATCAAAGTGGTGTTGGATTAGGATTGTTTTTAGCCAAAAATGCGGCAGATTCTTTAAGAGCTAGGATATCATTAAAAAATAGAAAAGATTCAAAATCAGGATGTGTTGCAAAACTAGTTATTAACAACACATCAGGATTTAAAAAAGCTTAA
- a CDS encoding CoA-binding protein → MECEFPSVNSNNEEIREIFNNTKTIAIAGLSPNEDKASNMVGKYLKQAGFKIVPIYPKEDTILGEKVYRSLSDIPFKIDMVDIFRKPDAIGAIVDECIARGDIDTVWTQLGLVNNAAAQKAEEAGMKVVQNKCTKIEHANLF, encoded by the coding sequence ATGGAATGTGAATTCCCAAGTGTTAATTCAAATAATGAAGAAATAAGAGAAATTTTTAATAATACAAAAACAATAGCAATTGCAGGTTTATCACCAAATGAAGATAAAGCTTCAAATATGGTTGGAAAATACCTAAAACAAGCAGGATTTAAAATAGTTCCAATTTATCCAAAAGAAGATACTATTTTGGGTGAAAAAGTTTATAGAAGTTTATCTGATATACCTTTCAAAATTGATATGGTAGATATTTTTAGAAAACCAGATGCTATTGGAGCTATTGTAGATGAGTGTATTGCAAGAGGTGATATAGATACTGTATGGACTCAACTTGGACTTGTAAACAATGCAGCTGCACAAAAAGCAGAAGAAGCTGGAATGAAAGTAGTTCAAAATAAATGTACGAAAATAGAACACGCAAATTTATTTTAA